The proteins below are encoded in one region of bacterium:
- a CDS encoding indolepyruvate oxidoreductase subunit beta: protein MTNVLICGVGGQGVLLASEVLSEAALAAGYDVKKSEVHGMSQRGGSVVSDVRFGEEVKSPLICRGEADVLMGFERLEAVRWLDHLKPGAGVAVVNDLEIWPMTVSSGAFEYPADIDERLERATKRYWLFNATKIAQEVGEPRAANIVLLGALSPALPLEEKYWRDAIKSQVKDKYVEVNLRAFAAGRAVCTG, encoded by the coding sequence ATGACGAACGTTTTGATCTGCGGCGTGGGGGGGCAGGGGGTGCTCTTGGCGAGCGAGGTGCTCTCCGAGGCCGCACTCGCGGCCGGTTACGACGTGAAGAAGTCCGAGGTCCACGGCATGAGCCAGCGCGGCGGCTCCGTGGTCTCCGACGTCCGTTTCGGCGAAGAGGTCAAGAGCCCCCTGATCTGCCGCGGGGAGGCCGACGTGCTCATGGGCTTCGAGCGGCTCGAGGCGGTGCGCTGGCTGGACCACCTCAAACCGGGCGCCGGCGTCGCCGTGGTCAACGACCTGGAAATCTGGCCCATGACGGTCAGCTCCGGGGCCTTCGAGTACCCCGCCGACATAGACGAACGGCTCGAACGGGCCACGAAGCGGTACTGGCTCTTCAACGCCACGAAAATCGCCCAGGAGGTGGGCGAGCCGCGGGCGGCCAACATCGTGCTCCTCGGCGCCCTCTCCCCCGCCCTGCCCCTGGAGGAAAAGTACTGGCGGGACGCGATAAAAAGCCAGGTCAAGGACAAGTACGTCGAGGTGAACCTGCGGGCCTTCGCGGCCGGAAGGGCCGTCTGCACGGGTTGA
- the iorA gene encoding indolepyruvate ferredoxin oxidoreductase subunit alpha, with translation MKLFLSGNEAIARGAYEYGVHIAAAYPGTPSTEILENVGRYEEIYAQWSTNEKTSLEVAIGASFGGARALVAMKHVGLNVAADPLFSLAYIGPDGGLVVVTADDPGMHSSQNEQDNRHYARHAKIPMLEPSDSQEAKDMVGTALELGEKYQVPFLVRMTTRVCHSKSVVDCGERTAREIPPYTKDDARRVILPARARVRRARLEEALGRLEEEAVGSPWNFVVKGEGKIAVVASGIGYQYAREVLPGADFLKLGFAYPLPKKLIRDFSKNYDRLYVVEENDPILEDEIRNLELGIPVIGKAIIPGIDELSQERVAEGFKKAGIAVAREYTSPVDVGQLPPRPPVLCPGCPHRGVYAMLRTLKLTATGDIGCYTLGALPPHNAMDTCVCMGAAVTVAFGLELAQGREFSKKMVATIGESTFLHSGITGLIDLVYNKGITTVCILDNRITAMTGHQQNPATGFTLRMEPTWEADFGELVRACGVKWVRTVNPLDLEAVKTALKEAVAVEEPAVIIFKSPCALLPEAKKLERVEYFVNEDNCTKCRSCIRLGCPGIAPMGTDGKSRFDDSLCVGCGLCEQVCKFNAVTRVSDDPGRKGSWCADKI, from the coding sequence GTGAAGCTCTTCCTGTCGGGCAACGAGGCCATCGCCCGGGGGGCGTACGAGTACGGCGTCCACATCGCCGCCGCCTATCCCGGCACCCCCTCGACCGAGATTCTGGAGAACGTGGGCCGGTACGAGGAAATCTACGCCCAGTGGTCCACCAACGAGAAGACCTCCCTGGAGGTGGCCATCGGCGCGAGCTTCGGCGGAGCGAGAGCCCTGGTGGCGATGAAGCACGTGGGGCTAAACGTGGCCGCCGACCCCCTGTTCTCCCTGGCCTACATCGGCCCCGACGGCGGCCTGGTCGTCGTCACCGCCGACGACCCGGGGATGCACTCCAGTCAGAACGAGCAGGACAACCGCCACTACGCCCGTCACGCGAAGATTCCCATGCTCGAGCCCTCGGACTCCCAGGAGGCCAAGGACATGGTGGGCACCGCCCTCGAGCTGGGCGAAAAGTACCAGGTCCCCTTTCTCGTCCGCATGACCACCCGCGTCTGCCACTCCAAGTCGGTGGTGGATTGCGGGGAGCGGACGGCGCGGGAGATACCGCCGTACACCAAGGACGACGCGCGGCGGGTGATTCTGCCGGCGCGGGCCCGGGTTCGCCGCGCCAGGCTCGAGGAGGCGCTGGGCCGACTGGAGGAGGAGGCGGTCGGCTCCCCGTGGAACTTCGTGGTAAAGGGCGAGGGGAAGATTGCTGTCGTGGCTTCCGGAATCGGCTACCAGTACGCCCGCGAGGTCCTGCCCGGGGCCGATTTCCTCAAGCTCGGTTTCGCCTACCCCCTGCCGAAAAAGCTCATCCGCGATTTTTCGAAAAACTACGACCGGCTCTACGTGGTCGAGGAGAACGACCCGATCCTGGAGGACGAGATCCGCAACCTGGAGCTGGGCATTCCGGTCATCGGGAAGGCGATAATCCCCGGAATAGACGAGCTGAGCCAGGAGCGGGTGGCCGAGGGGTTCAAAAAGGCCGGAATCGCCGTGGCCCGGGAGTACACGAGCCCGGTGGACGTGGGCCAGTTGCCGCCGCGGCCGCCGGTCCTCTGCCCGGGGTGCCCCCACCGCGGCGTGTACGCCATGCTGCGCACGCTCAAGCTGACCGCCACCGGGGACATCGGCTGCTACACCCTGGGCGCCCTGCCGCCGCACAACGCCATGGACACCTGCGTGTGCATGGGCGCCGCGGTCACCGTGGCCTTCGGCCTGGAGCTGGCCCAGGGCAGGGAGTTCTCCAAAAAAATGGTCGCCACCATCGGCGAGTCCACCTTCCTCCACTCGGGAATAACAGGGCTCATAGACCTCGTTTACAACAAGGGCATCACCACGGTCTGCATCCTGGACAACCGCATCACCGCCATGACCGGCCACCAGCAGAACCCGGCGACGGGGTTTACGCTACGGATGGAGCCCACATGGGAGGCAGACTTCGGCGAGTTGGTCCGGGCCTGCGGGGTCAAGTGGGTGCGTACGGTGAACCCCCTGGACCTGGAGGCGGTGAAGACGGCCCTGAAGGAGGCCGTCGCCGTGGAAGAGCCCGCCGTGATAATCTTCAAGAGCCCCTGCGCGCTCCTTCCCGAGGCCAAGAAGCTCGAGCGCGTGGAGTACTTCGTCAACGAGGACAACTGCACCAAGTGCCGCTCCTGCATCCGCCTGGGCTGTCCCGGCATCGCCCCCATGGGCACCGACGGAAAATCCCGCTTCGATGACTCCCTCTGCGTGGGCTGCGGCCTGTGCGAGCAGGTCTGCAAGTTCAACGCCGTCACCCGCGTGAGCGACGACCCGGGGCGTAAGGGCTCCTGGTGCGCCGACAAGATTTAG
- a CDS encoding DUF503 domain-containing protein: MLYVGVLEAELFIPEARSKKERRRVVSSIKERARSRYKVSAAEVGDADRLQAATLAFTTVAGSCTTVEETLDTLERLVYSGEAEVTWIRRAVRSAEELWE; encoded by the coding sequence GTGCTCTACGTGGGCGTTCTGGAGGCGGAGCTTTTCATCCCCGAGGCCCGCAGCAAGAAGGAGCGGCGCCGGGTGGTGAGCTCCATCAAGGAGCGGGCCCGGAGCCGCTACAAGGTTTCCGCGGCCGAGGTGGGGGACGCGGACCGCCTCCAGGCCGCCACCCTCGCCTTCACCACCGTCGCGGGAAGCTGCACCACCGTCGAGGAGACCCTGGACACCCTCGAGCGGCTCGTTTACTCAGGCGAGGCGGAGGTTACGTGGATCCGACGGGCGGTCCGTTCCGCCGAGGAGCTGTGGGAATGA
- a CDS encoding PTS sugar transporter subunit IIA has product MQLEQLIPAGAINLDLASTKSHEALHEMAHLLVGQPGLPSNAEVISAIFNREMEYEAAVGSGAAIPHIMMAGPERPILAVGRSKGGIKFGKNGKEKVKLLFLLISPAEDPHMHLHTISRIAKLLHRPEIRESLLKAGGERELRTILKHHDENNR; this is encoded by the coding sequence TTGCAACTGGAACAGCTGATCCCCGCAGGGGCGATAAATCTCGATCTGGCGTCCACGAAGAGCCACGAGGCTCTGCACGAGATGGCCCACTTGCTGGTGGGGCAACCCGGGCTGCCCTCCAATGCCGAGGTCATATCGGCCATCTTCAACCGCGAGATGGAGTACGAGGCGGCGGTGGGCTCCGGCGCCGCCATACCTCACATCATGATGGCCGGCCCCGAGAGGCCGATCCTCGCCGTGGGCCGGAGCAAGGGCGGGATAAAATTCGGCAAGAACGGGAAGGAAAAGGTCAAACTGCTGTTCCTTCTGATAAGTCCGGCGGAGGACCCCCACATGCACCTCCACACCATTTCGCGCATCGCCAAGCTCCTCCACCGGCCCGAGATCCGCGAGTCGCTCTTGAAGGCGGGCGGCGAGCGCGAGCTGAGGACGATTCTC